A genomic stretch from Streptomyces venezuelae ATCC 10712 includes:
- the rnc gene encoding ribonuclease III, producing the protein MSESRKTDDKTDHASSHTLLEGRLGYQLESALLVRALTHRSYAYENGGLPTNERLEFLGDSVLGLVVTDTLYRTHPDLPEGQLAKLRAAVVNSRALADVGRELELGSFIRLGRGEEGTGGRDKASILADTLEAVIGAVYLDQGLDAASELVHRLFDPLIEKSSNLGAGLDWKTSLQELTAAEGLGVPEYLVSEEGPDHEKTFTAAARVGGVSYGTGTGRSKKEAEQQAAESAWRAIRAAADERAAAAKAAAEAGTGEVADPSPTAHRASA; encoded by the coding sequence ATGTCTGAGTCCCGCAAGACGGACGACAAGACGGACCATGCCTCGTCCCACACGCTTCTGGAAGGGCGGCTCGGCTATCAGCTCGAGTCCGCCCTTCTGGTGCGTGCGCTGACCCACCGTTCGTACGCGTACGAGAACGGCGGTCTGCCCACCAACGAGCGCCTGGAGTTCCTCGGGGACTCCGTGCTCGGCCTGGTGGTCACGGACACGCTGTACCGGACCCACCCCGACCTGCCGGAAGGCCAGCTGGCCAAACTGCGGGCCGCGGTGGTCAACTCGCGTGCGCTGGCGGACGTAGGGCGCGAACTCGAACTCGGCTCCTTCATCCGGCTCGGCCGGGGCGAAGAGGGCACGGGCGGCCGGGACAAGGCGTCCATCCTCGCCGACACCCTTGAAGCGGTGATCGGCGCGGTCTATCTCGACCAGGGCCTCGACGCGGCGTCCGAGCTGGTGCACCGGCTCTTCGACCCGCTGATCGAGAAGTCCTCGAACCTCGGTGCCGGCCTGGACTGGAAGACCAGTCTCCAGGAGCTCACCGCGGCCGAGGGTCTGGGTGTGCCGGAGTACCTCGTCTCGGAAGAGGGCCCGGACCACGAGAAGACCTTTACTGCTGCCGCCCGCGTCGGTGGTGTCTCGTACGGCACCGGCACCGGCCGCAGCAAGAAGGAAGCGGAACAGCAGGCGGCGGAGTCCGCGTGGCGCGCGATTCGCGCGGCCGCGGACGAACGCGCGGCGGCGGCGAAGGCCGCGGCCGAGGCGGGAACGGGAGAGGTCGCCGACCCCTCTCCGACCGCCCACCGGGCGTCGGCCTGA
- the smc gene encoding chromosome segregation protein SMC, with translation MHLKALTLRGFKSFASATTLRFEPGITCVVGPNGSGKSNVVDALSWVMGEQGAKSLRGGKMEDVIFAGTTGRPPLGRAEVSLTIDNSDGALPIDYAEVTLTRIMFRGGSSEYQINGDTCRLLDFQDLLSDSGIGREMHVIVGQGQLDSVLHADPMGRRAFIEEAAGVLKHRKRKEKALRKLDAMQANLARVQDLTDELRRQLKPLGRQAAVARRAVVIQADLRDARLRLLADDLVQLRSALTAEVADEAALLARKEATEEELRTALAREAALEAEARALVPRLERAQQNWYALSQLAERVRGTISLADARVKSATTAPAEERRGRDPEDLEREAARVREQEAELEAALEAAERALDDTVAHRAELEGALAAEERRLKDLARALADRREGLARLNGQVNAARSRAGSAQAEIDRLAAARDEAAERAVTAQEEYEQLKAEVDGLDAADGEQSERHEAARRDLAEAESALTAAREAAATAERRRAATQARHETLALGLRRKDGTGALLDAGLSGLLGPVAELLSVTPGYEVPVAAALGAAADALAAGGPATAAEALRLLRKQDAGRVSLLLAGAPEPEPAPATGGHPYAADLVRGPEELMGAVRRLLAGVVVVADLDEATELVRTRPALTAVTTEGDLLGAHLAQGGSAGAPSLLEVQASVAEAAAELDELSVQCEELAAAQHEAGERRRTAAALVEELDARRRTAEREKSAVAQRLGRLAGQARGAAGEAERTAAAAARAQEALEKATAEAEELAERLLVAQEAAAFGEGGDEEPDTAVRDRLAIDGSNARQTEMEARLQVRTHEERVKGLAGRADSLDRAARAEREARARAEQRRARLRHEERVAGAVAAGARTLLAHVEVSLVRAERERVAAQAARADREEGLAAARTRGRDLKAELDKLTDSVHRGEVLGAEKRLRIEQLETKAQEEFGVAAEALVAEYGPEQLVPPSPAVDGDAEGAEADAPRPFNRSEQEKRLKAAERAYHQLGKVNPLALEEFAALEERHRFLSEQLEDLRKTRTDLLQVVKEVDLRVEQVFTEAYRDTAREFEGVFSRLFPGGEGRLVLTDPDNMLTTGVEVEARPPGKKVKRLSLLSGGERSLTAVALLVSIFKARPSPFYVMDEVEAALDDTNLQRLIRIMQELQESSQLIVITHQKRTMEVADALYGVSMQGDGVSKVISQRLR, from the coding sequence GTGCACCTCAAGGCCCTGACCCTCCGCGGATTCAAGTCGTTCGCCTCGGCCACCACGCTGCGGTTCGAACCCGGAATCACCTGTGTCGTGGGTCCCAACGGATCGGGCAAGTCCAACGTCGTGGACGCCCTCTCCTGGGTCATGGGCGAGCAGGGCGCCAAGTCGCTGCGCGGCGGCAAGATGGAGGACGTCATCTTCGCCGGCACGACTGGGCGCCCGCCGCTCGGCCGCGCCGAGGTCTCCCTGACCATCGACAACTCCGACGGCGCGCTGCCCATCGACTACGCCGAGGTGACGCTCACCCGGATCATGTTCCGCGGCGGCAGCAGCGAGTACCAGATCAACGGCGACACCTGCCGGCTGCTCGACTTCCAGGACCTGCTCTCCGACTCCGGCATCGGACGCGAGATGCACGTCATCGTCGGACAGGGACAGCTCGACTCCGTGCTGCACGCCGACCCGATGGGCCGCCGTGCCTTCATCGAGGAGGCCGCCGGAGTCCTCAAGCACCGCAAGCGCAAGGAGAAGGCGCTGCGGAAGCTCGACGCGATGCAGGCCAACCTCGCGCGCGTCCAGGACCTCACCGACGAACTGCGCCGCCAGCTCAAGCCCCTCGGACGACAGGCCGCCGTCGCCCGCCGCGCCGTCGTCATCCAGGCCGACCTCCGGGACGCCCGGCTGCGCCTCCTCGCCGACGACCTCGTCCAGCTCCGGTCGGCCCTCACCGCCGAGGTGGCCGACGAGGCCGCCCTCCTCGCCCGCAAGGAGGCCACCGAGGAGGAACTGCGCACCGCCCTCGCCCGCGAGGCCGCCCTGGAGGCCGAGGCCCGCGCCCTCGTGCCCCGTCTGGAGCGCGCCCAGCAGAACTGGTACGCCCTCTCCCAGCTCGCCGAACGCGTCCGCGGCACGATCTCCCTCGCGGACGCGCGCGTGAAGAGCGCCACCACTGCGCCCGCCGAGGAACGCCGCGGCCGCGACCCGGAGGACCTGGAGCGTGAGGCCGCCCGCGTCCGCGAACAGGAGGCCGAACTCGAGGCGGCCCTGGAGGCGGCCGAACGGGCCCTGGACGACACCGTCGCCCACCGCGCCGAGCTCGAAGGCGCGCTGGCCGCCGAGGAGCGCCGCCTCAAGGACCTGGCCCGCGCCCTCGCCGACCGGCGCGAGGGACTCGCCCGCCTGAACGGCCAGGTCAACGCCGCCCGCTCGCGCGCCGGCTCCGCCCAGGCCGAGATCGACCGGCTCGCCGCCGCCCGCGACGAGGCGGCGGAGCGGGCCGTCACCGCCCAGGAGGAGTACGAACAGCTCAAGGCGGAGGTCGACGGCCTCGACGCGGCGGACGGCGAGCAGAGCGAGCGCCACGAGGCCGCCCGCCGCGACCTGGCCGAGGCGGAGTCGGCGCTGACCGCCGCCCGCGAGGCCGCCGCCACCGCCGAACGGCGCCGCGCCGCCACCCAGGCCCGGCACGAGACCCTCGCGCTCGGACTGCGCCGCAAGGACGGCACGGGCGCGCTGCTCGACGCCGGACTCAGCGGACTGCTCGGCCCGGTGGCCGAACTCCTCTCCGTCACCCCGGGATACGAGGTCCCCGTCGCCGCCGCCCTCGGTGCGGCGGCCGACGCGCTCGCCGCCGGCGGACCCGCCACCGCCGCCGAGGCCCTGCGCCTGCTGCGCAAGCAGGACGCGGGCCGGGTGTCCCTGCTCCTGGCCGGCGCCCCGGAGCCCGAGCCGGCGCCGGCCACCGGAGGACACCCGTACGCCGCCGACCTGGTCCGGGGGCCCGAGGAACTCATGGGCGCCGTCCGCCGGTTGCTCGCCGGGGTCGTGGTCGTCGCCGACCTCGACGAGGCGACCGAACTCGTGCGGACCCGACCCGCGCTGACCGCCGTGACCACCGAAGGCGACCTGCTCGGCGCCCACCTCGCGCAGGGCGGCTCCGCGGGCGCGCCGAGCCTGCTCGAAGTCCAGGCCTCGGTCGCGGAGGCCGCCGCCGAGCTCGACGAACTCTCCGTACAGTGCGAGGAGTTGGCCGCGGCCCAGCACGAGGCCGGTGAGCGGCGCCGTACCGCAGCCGCGCTCGTCGAGGAACTCGATGCCCGCCGCCGTACCGCCGAGCGCGAGAAGTCCGCCGTCGCCCAGCGGCTCGGGCGGCTCGCCGGACAGGCCAGGGGAGCGGCGGGGGAGGCCGAGCGGACCGCGGCGGCCGCCGCCCGGGCGCAGGAGGCGCTGGAGAAGGCGACCGCCGAGGCGGAGGAACTGGCCGAACGGCTCCTGGTGGCCCAGGAGGCCGCGGCCTTCGGGGAGGGCGGGGACGAGGAGCCCGACACCGCCGTCCGCGACCGGCTCGCGATCGACGGCTCCAACGCGCGCCAGACCGAGATGGAGGCGCGGCTCCAGGTCCGTACCCACGAGGAGCGGGTCAAGGGTCTCGCGGGGCGGGCCGACTCGCTCGACCGGGCCGCCCGCGCCGAACGGGAGGCACGCGCGCGTGCCGAGCAGCGCCGGGCGCGGCTGCGCCACGAGGAGCGGGTCGCGGGCGCGGTCGCCGCCGGAGCCCGGACGCTGCTGGCCCATGTCGAGGTCTCGCTGGTCCGTGCCGAGCGGGAGCGGGTGGCGGCCCAGGCGGCGCGGGCCGACCGGGAGGAGGGCCTGGCGGCCGCCCGGACCCGGGGCCGTGACCTCAAGGCCGAGCTCGACAAGCTGACCGACTCCGTCCACCGGGGCGAGGTGCTGGGCGCCGAGAAGCGGCTGCGGATCGAGCAGCTGGAGACGAAGGCCCAGGAGGAGTTCGGCGTGGCGGCGGAAGCGCTGGTCGCCGAGTACGGCCCGGAGCAGCTCGTCCCGCCGTCGCCCGCGGTGGACGGCGACGCCGAGGGCGCGGAGGCCGACGCGCCGCGCCCCTTCAACCGTTCGGAGCAGGAGAAGCGGCTCAAGGCCGCCGAACGGGCGTACCACCAGCTCGGCAAGGTCAATCCGCTGGCCCTCGAGGAGTTCGCGGCCCTGGAGGAGCGGCACCGCTTCCTCTCCGAGCAGCTGGAGGACCTGAGGAAGACCCGGACCGATCTGCTTCAGGTCGTGAAGGAGGTCGACCTCCGGGTCGAGCAGGTCTTCACCGAGGCCTACCGGGACACGGCCCGCGAGTTCGAGGGCGTCTTCTCCCGGCTCTTCCCCGGCGGCGAGGGCCGGCTGGTCCTCACGGACCCCGACAACATGCTCACGACCGGCGTCGAGGTGGAGGCCCGGCCGCCCGGCAAGAAGGTCAAGCGGCTCTCGCTGCTCTCCGGCGGCGAGCGCTCGCTGACGGCCGTGGCGCTGCTGGTCTCGATCTTCAAGGCCCGGCCCAGCCCGTTCTACGTGATGGACGAGGTGGAGGCGGCGCTCGACGACACCAACCTCCAGCGGCTGATCCGGATCATGCAGGAGCTCCAGGAGTCCTCGCAGCTGATCGTGATCACCCACCAGAAGCGGACGATGGAGGTCGCGGACGCGCTGTACGGCGTGTCCATGCAGGGCGACGGCGTCTCGAAGGTGATCAGCCAGCGGCTGCGCTGA
- the coaD gene encoding pantetheine-phosphate adenylyltransferase, whose translation MRRAVCPGSFDPITNGHLDIIARASKLYDVVHVAVMINQSKKGLFTVDERIELIREVTADFGNVEVESFHGLLVDFCKQRDIPAIVKGLRAVSDFDYELQMAQMNNGLTGVETLFVPTNPTYSFLSSSLVKEVAAWGGDVSHLVPPTVLPRLTERLARK comes from the coding sequence TTGCGCCGCGCCGTCTGTCCGGGGTCATTCGACCCCATCACCAACGGACACCTCGACATCATCGCCCGCGCCTCCAAGCTGTACGACGTCGTACACGTCGCGGTGATGATCAACCAGTCGAAGAAGGGTCTGTTCACCGTCGACGAGCGGATCGAGCTGATCCGCGAGGTGACCGCCGACTTCGGCAACGTCGAGGTGGAGTCCTTCCACGGACTGCTCGTCGACTTCTGCAAGCAGCGCGACATCCCCGCGATCGTCAAGGGACTGCGCGCCGTCAGCGACTTCGACTACGAGCTGCAGATGGCCCAGATGAACAACGGCCTCACGGGCGTGGAGACGCTGTTCGTCCCCACCAACCCGACCTACAGCTTCCTGTCCTCCTCGCTGGTCAAGGAGGTCGCGGCCTGGGGCGGCGACGTCTCCCACCTGGTCCCGCCGACGGTCCTGCCCCGGCTGACCGAGCGCCTGGCGCGGAAGTGA
- a CDS encoding winged helix-turn-helix transcriptional regulator encodes MSDDLAYDVFARACPSRGTLEHVTGRWGSLTLGALHDGTFRFNELRRRVDGVSEKMLAQTLHALERDGLVHREAQQTNPPRVDYRLTPLGREVAERLIGLIQLVEGRMPQVEAAREKYDAERAAPVTA; translated from the coding sequence ATGAGTGACGACCTCGCCTACGACGTGTTCGCGCGCGCCTGCCCCTCGCGCGGCACGCTGGAGCACGTGACGGGCCGCTGGGGCAGCCTGACCCTGGGCGCCCTGCACGACGGGACGTTCCGCTTCAACGAACTGCGGCGCCGGGTCGACGGGGTGAGCGAGAAGATGCTGGCGCAGACCCTGCACGCCCTGGAGCGCGACGGACTCGTCCATCGCGAGGCCCAGCAGACGAACCCGCCGCGGGTCGACTACCGGCTCACCCCGCTCGGCCGCGAGGTCGCGGAGCGGCTGATCGGTCTGATCCAGCTGGTGGAGGGGCGGATGCCGCAGGTCGAGGCGGCGCGCGAGAAGTACGACGCGGAGCGCGCGGCCCCCGTCACGGCCTGA
- a CDS encoding YceD family protein, with protein MPAILAAHVWQPSSPTQYDPKAGRALSTRLDHRNPLVFDTHELGRRPGALQRLSRSVEAPGELGVEGVIGVPAGAPVEIDLRLESVMEGVLVTGTARASAEGECVRCLEPVELELDVDFQEMFSYPDSDDRGRSKAAADDEAEEDEDMIPLEDGMFDLEPVLRDAVVLALPMQPVCREDCAGLCSECGANLNENPDHHHDAVDIRWAALQGLAGSLGTDEKDNMSGKASDGDVRSAAEKQEK; from the coding sequence ATGCCCGCGATCCTTGCTGCCCACGTCTGGCAGCCCTCCTCACCGACGCAGTACGACCCGAAAGCAGGAAGAGCCCTGAGCACGCGCCTCGACCACCGCAACCCCCTCGTGTTCGACACGCACGAGCTGGGGCGGCGTCCTGGTGCCCTCCAGCGGCTCTCGCGTTCGGTCGAGGCCCCCGGGGAACTGGGCGTCGAAGGAGTGATCGGGGTGCCCGCGGGCGCTCCGGTGGAAATCGATCTCCGTCTTGAGTCGGTCATGGAAGGGGTGCTTGTCACAGGCACCGCCCGTGCATCGGCCGAGGGGGAGTGCGTAAGGTGTCTGGAGCCCGTCGAGCTGGAGCTCGACGTGGACTTCCAGGAGATGTTCTCGTACCCCGACTCCGACGACCGGGGCCGCTCCAAGGCGGCCGCGGACGACGAAGCCGAGGAAGACGAGGACATGATCCCCCTCGAGGACGGCATGTTCGACCTCGAACCCGTGCTGCGTGATGCGGTGGTGCTCGCACTGCCGATGCAGCCGGTGTGCCGGGAGGACTGTGCGGGTCTGTGTTCCGAGTGCGGAGCCAACCTGAACGAGAACCCGGACCACCACCACGACGCCGTCGACATCCGTTGGGCGGCACTGCAGGGACTCGCCGGTTCGCTGGGAACCGATGAGAAGGACAACATGAGCGGCAAAGCCTCTGACGGGGACGTCCGAAGCGCCGCCGAGAAGCAGGAGAAGTAG
- a CDS encoding flavodoxin family protein, whose translation MTTPVVSIAYHSGYGHTAVLAEAVRDGAADAGATVHLIKVDGITEAEWELLDASDAIVFGSPTYMGTASGAFHQFAEDSSKRWFGDVWLDKLAAGFTNSGSKSGDKLHTLQYFQILAGQHGMHWVNLGLKPGWNTSEASENDINRLGFFSGAAGQTPADLGPEAVHKADVATAEHLGRRVAETARTFAAGKAAA comes from the coding sequence ATGACCACCCCCGTCGTCTCCATCGCCTACCACTCCGGCTACGGCCACACCGCGGTCCTGGCCGAGGCCGTCCGTGACGGCGCCGCCGACGCGGGCGCCACCGTCCACCTGATCAAGGTCGACGGGATCACCGAGGCGGAGTGGGAGCTGCTCGACGCCTCCGACGCGATCGTCTTCGGCTCCCCGACCTACATGGGCACCGCCTCCGGTGCCTTCCACCAGTTCGCCGAGGACTCCTCGAAGCGCTGGTTCGGCGACGTCTGGCTGGACAAGCTCGCCGCCGGCTTCACCAACTCCGGCTCCAAGAGCGGCGACAAGCTGCACACCCTGCAGTACTTCCAGATCCTCGCCGGCCAGCACGGCATGCACTGGGTCAACCTCGGCCTGAAGCCCGGCTGGAACACCAGCGAGGCCTCCGAGAACGACATCAACCGCCTCGGCTTCTTCTCCGGCGCCGCCGGCCAGACCCCCGCGGACCTGGGCCCCGAGGCCGTCCACAAGGCCGACGTCGCCACCGCCGAACACCTCGGCCGCCGCGTCGCCGAGACCGCCCGCACCTTCGCGGCCGGCAAGGCCGCCGCCTGA
- the rpmF gene encoding 50S ribosomal protein L32 — protein sequence MAVPKRKMSRSNTRHRRSQWKAAVPTLVSCERCQEPKLQHIACPSCGTYNKRQVLSV from the coding sequence GTGGCTGTTCCGAAGCGGAAGATGTCGCGCAGCAACACGCGCCACCGCCGGTCGCAGTGGAAGGCTGCGGTCCCCACCCTGGTTTCGTGTGAGCGTTGCCAGGAGCCGAAGCTGCAGCACATCGCGTGCCCGAGCTGCGGCACCTACAACAAGCGCCAGGTCCTCTCGGTCTGA
- a CDS encoding CAP domain-containing protein, with amino-acid sequence MGRHRRSGAAPAAEDYAAGADHRHRGARRKRRGMRTGLLGASAAVAVGAVAVASGLLPGGDTFTIGSVGTSERPSQARQAPELMTQGGSTRTPADTPSGTGSSARTGKDAGKAAAPSATPSAKPTPKATPTPTKAPTKTPAKTPAKAPSKAPVTKPAKPRTTAAPTTKAPAPKPDPTTEAPVEKTSAPSTADRGVAAEAEVLRLVNAERAKVGCSPVNADARLAALAGAFSSDMATRGFFDHTDPDGATPWVRAEKAGITGLGGENIARGQADAAAVMDSWMNSDGHRANILNCTFTTLGVGVHFADGGPWWTQDFGY; translated from the coding sequence ATGGGACGCCACCGTCGCTCCGGAGCCGCACCCGCCGCAGAAGACTACGCGGCCGGTGCGGACCACCGGCACCGGGGTGCCCGCCGCAAGCGGCGCGGCATGCGCACCGGGCTGCTCGGCGCCTCCGCGGCCGTCGCGGTCGGCGCCGTCGCCGTCGCCTCGGGCCTGCTGCCCGGCGGGGACACCTTCACGATCGGCAGCGTCGGCACGAGCGAGCGCCCGAGCCAGGCCCGCCAGGCCCCGGAGCTGATGACGCAGGGCGGGTCCACCCGGACCCCGGCCGACACCCCGTCCGGCACGGGCTCCTCCGCGAGGACGGGCAAGGACGCCGGCAAGGCGGCCGCACCGTCGGCCACCCCGTCCGCGAAGCCGACCCCGAAGGCGACGCCGACCCCGACCAAGGCCCCGACGAAGACCCCGGCGAAGACCCCCGCCAAGGCCCCGTCGAAGGCGCCCGTCACCAAGCCGGCCAAGCCCAGGACCACGGCCGCACCGACCACGAAGGCCCCGGCGCCGAAGCCGGACCCGACCACCGAGGCCCCGGTCGAGAAGACCTCGGCGCCCTCCACCGCTGACCGCGGCGTGGCCGCCGAGGCGGAGGTCCTGCGTCTGGTCAACGCCGAGCGGGCGAAGGTGGGCTGCTCCCCGGTGAACGCGGACGCCCGGCTCGCCGCCCTGGCCGGGGCGTTCAGCTCGGACATGGCGACCCGCGGCTTCTTCGACCACACGGACCCGGACGGCGCCACGCCGTGGGTCCGCGCGGAGAAGGCCGGCATCACGGGCCTGGGCGGCGAGAACATCGCCCGCGGCCAGGCGGACGCGGCGGCGGTGATGGACTCCTGGATGAACAGCGACGGCCACCGCGCCAACATCCTGAACTGCACCTTCACCACCCTGGGCGTCGGCGTCCACTTCGCCGACGGCGGCCCCTGGTGGACCCAGGACTTCGGCTACTGA
- the mutM gene encoding bifunctional DNA-formamidopyrimidine glycosylase/DNA-(apurinic or apyrimidinic site) lyase, with protein sequence MPELPEVEVVRRGLERWVAGRTVTEVEVLHPRAVRRHPAGGADFAARLTGQRFEVARRRGKYLWLPLAESGTSVLGHLGMSGQLLVQPEGAADEKHLRIRIRFDDSAGTELRFVDQRTFGGLSLHDQTPAGLPDVIGHIARDPLDPEFDDAAFQSALRLRRTTVKRALLDQSLISGVGNIYADEALWRSRLHYDRPTATLTRPRSAELLGHIRDVMNAALAVGGTSFDSLYVNVNGESGYFDRSLDAYGREDEPCRRCGTPMRRRAWMNRSSYFCPRCQRPPRPTV encoded by the coding sequence GTGCCCGAGCTGCCCGAGGTCGAGGTCGTACGGCGCGGTCTGGAGCGCTGGGTCGCCGGGCGGACCGTGACCGAGGTCGAGGTCCTGCACCCCAGGGCCGTACGGCGCCATCCCGCGGGCGGCGCGGACTTCGCGGCCCGGCTGACCGGGCAGCGCTTCGAGGTGGCACGGCGGCGCGGCAAGTACCTCTGGCTGCCGCTCGCCGAGAGCGGCACCTCCGTCCTCGGGCACCTCGGCATGAGCGGGCAGCTGCTCGTCCAGCCGGAGGGCGCCGCCGACGAGAAGCACCTGCGCATCCGGATCCGCTTCGACGACTCCGCCGGCACCGAGCTGCGCTTCGTCGACCAGCGGACCTTCGGCGGACTCTCGCTGCACGACCAGACCCCCGCCGGGCTGCCGGACGTCATCGGGCACATCGCGCGCGACCCGCTGGACCCCGAGTTCGACGACGCCGCCTTCCAGAGCGCGCTGCGGCTGCGCCGCACCACCGTCAAGCGGGCGCTGCTCGACCAGTCGCTGATCAGCGGCGTCGGCAACATCTACGCCGACGAGGCGCTCTGGCGGTCCCGGCTGCACTACGACCGGCCGACGGCCACCCTGACCAGGCCGCGCTCGGCGGAACTCCTCGGCCACATCAGGGACGTGATGAACGCGGCCCTCGCGGTCGGCGGGACCAGCTTCGACAGCCTGTACGTGAACGTGAACGGCGAGTCCGGCTACTTCGACCGCTCGCTCGACGCCTACGGCCGCGAGGACGAGCCGTGCCGCCGCTGCGGTACGCCGATGCGGCGCCGGGCATGGATGAACCGCTCCAGCTACTTCTGCCCGCGCTGCCAGCGGCCGCCGCGCCCCACCGTCTGA
- a CDS encoding acylphosphatase, whose product MSDDVRMTAWVRGRVQGVGFRWFTRANALEIGGLVGFALNLDDGRVQVVAEGARENCHRLLAWLHSADTPGRVDGVTEIWATPRGGYEGFAIR is encoded by the coding sequence ATGAGTGACGACGTGCGGATGACCGCCTGGGTACGCGGCCGGGTACAGGGAGTGGGGTTTCGCTGGTTCACCAGGGCAAACGCCTTGGAGATCGGCGGCCTGGTGGGCTTCGCCCTGAACCTCGACGACGGCCGGGTACAGGTCGTGGCCGAGGGGGCGCGTGAGAATTGCCACCGTCTGCTGGCCTGGCTCCACTCCGCCGACACTCCCGGGCGCGTGGACGGCGTCACTGAGATCTGGGCCACCCCGCGCGGTGGATACGAGGGCTTCGCCATCCGCTGA
- the rsmD gene encoding 16S rRNA (guanine(966)-N(2))-methyltransferase RsmD, with protein sequence MTRVIAGTAGGRRLAVPPGNGTRPTSDRAREGLFSTWEAFHGLDGARVADLYAGSGAVGIEALSRGAAHALLVEAEPRAAKTIRENIRTIGLPGAELRTGKAEQIVTGPAPAAPYDLVFLDPPYAVSDEELREILLTLASGGWLAADALVTVERSTRGGAFGWPAGFEALRARRYGEGTFWYGRAASTCEDAR encoded by the coding sequence ATGACCCGCGTGATCGCCGGTACCGCCGGCGGGCGCCGCCTGGCCGTGCCGCCCGGCAACGGCACCCGCCCCACCTCCGACCGGGCACGGGAAGGCCTCTTCTCCACCTGGGAGGCGTTCCACGGACTCGACGGGGCCCGGGTCGCCGACCTGTACGCGGGCTCCGGCGCCGTCGGCATCGAAGCCCTCTCCCGCGGCGCCGCCCACGCCCTCCTCGTGGAGGCCGAGCCGCGCGCCGCGAAGACGATCCGGGAGAACATCAGGACGATCGGGCTGCCGGGGGCCGAACTCCGCACCGGCAAAGCCGAGCAGATCGTGACGGGGCCGGCGCCCGCCGCCCCGTACGACCTGGTCTTCCTCGACCCGCCGTACGCCGTCTCCGACGAGGAACTCCGGGAGATACTGCTCACACTCGCCTCGGGGGGCTGGCTCGCGGCCGACGCCCTCGTCACCGTGGAGCGCAGCACCAGAGGCGGTGCATTCGGCTGGCCGGCCGGTTTCGAGGCACTGCGGGCCCGTCGCTACGGCGAGGGAACGTTTTGGTACGGTCGCGCCGCCTCTACGTGCGAAGACGCACGATGA
- a CDS encoding ATP synthase F0 subunit B, protein MDVQKKLDEIVATVQGARSMPMSASCVVNRAELLALLEEVREALPGSLAQAQELIGGREHLVEQARQEAERIIEAAHAERGSIVSDTQVARQSQEEADRILAEARREAEEVRAEADDYVDSKLANFEVVLNKTIGSVDRGREKLLGRGPGLDQDGYADEDAPEYSADPQTLIQRADEYVDAKLGAFEAVLSKTLEAVGRGRQKLHGRIATDALGEHMAAQEGLGGPVHTSDSDYLAGLAELADPEPVQIPAQQQAQPQADPYAGYQQVQQQPDPYAGYQQVQQQPDPYAYQQQPQHTDPYGYQQQDPYAYQQPVQQQAHPQQGAALDETSFFDTSMIDLEQLRRYEQGH, encoded by the coding sequence GTGGACGTACAGAAGAAGCTCGACGAGATCGTCGCGACCGTGCAGGGCGCCCGCTCCATGCCCATGTCGGCATCCTGCGTGGTCAATCGGGCCGAGCTGCTCGCCCTGCTCGAAGAGGTGCGGGAGGCCCTGCCGGGCTCCCTGGCGCAGGCCCAGGAGCTGATCGGCGGCCGCGAGCACCTGGTCGAGCAGGCCCGCCAGGAGGCCGAGCGGATCATCGAGGCCGCCCACGCCGAGCGCGGCTCGATCGTCTCCGACACCCAGGTCGCCCGGCAGTCGCAGGAGGAGGCCGACCGGATCCTCGCCGAGGCCCGCCGCGAGGCCGAGGAGGTCCGCGCCGAGGCCGACGACTACGTCGACTCCAAGCTCGCCAACTTCGAGGTCGTCCTCAACAAGACCATCGGCTCCGTCGACCGCGGCCGCGAGAAGCTCCTGGGCCGCGGCCCTGGCCTCGACCAGGACGGGTACGCGGACGAGGACGCCCCCGAGTACAGCGCGGACCCGCAGACCCTGATCCAGCGGGCCGACGAGTACGTCGACGCCAAGCTCGGCGCCTTCGAGGCGGTGCTCAGCAAGACTTTGGAGGCCGTCGGGCGAGGCCGGCAGAAGCTGCACGGCCGGATCGCCACCGACGCCCTCGGCGAGCACATGGCCGCCCAGGAGGGTCTCGGCGGCCCCGTGCACACCAGCGACTCCGACTACCTGGCCGGGCTCGCGGAGCTCGCCGACCCGGAGCCGGTCCAGATCCCCGCCCAGCAGCAGGCACAGCCGCAGGCCGACCCGTACGCGGGCTACCAGCAGGTGCAGCAGCAGCCCGATCCGTACGCCGGCTACCAGCAGGTCCAGCAGCAGCCCGACCCGTACGCGTACCAGCAGCAGCCGCAGCACACCGACCCGTACGGCTACCAGCAGCAGGACCCGTACGCGTACCAGCAGCCCGTCCAGCAGCAGGCCCACCCGCAGCAGGGCGCCGCGCTCGACGAGACCAGCTTCTTCGACACGAGCATGATCGACCTGGAGCAGCTGCGCCGGTACGAACAGGGACACTGA